From a single Oceaniferula flava genomic region:
- a CDS encoding DUF4159 domain-containing protein, with product MKKLLPLIALGLAMASPVAMAKEGAVQCGNLIYAGTKTSECFSDEFLSTVQQKTSITTERRFKPVKLSSEELFKFPFVIMTGEDDFNLTNKERKNLKKYLENGGFMLASPGCSNKAWATAFRREIKRIFGKDGLKDIPMDHGIFKTIYTVKTLKLSHGGVGKLQGITHNGKLVVAFASDGLNDTSNTEGCCC from the coding sequence ATGAAGAAACTACTACCACTTATCGCGCTCGGATTGGCGATGGCCAGCCCCGTAGCCATGGCCAAGGAAGGTGCCGTCCAGTGCGGCAACTTGATCTACGCAGGCACCAAGACCTCGGAATGCTTCAGTGATGAATTCCTCAGCACGGTGCAGCAAAAAACCAGTATCACCACCGAGCGCCGATTCAAGCCGGTGAAGCTCAGCTCCGAGGAGCTATTTAAGTTTCCCTTTGTCATCATGACCGGTGAGGACGATTTTAATCTCACAAACAAGGAACGTAAGAATCTGAAAAAGTATCTGGAAAATGGCGGTTTCATGCTGGCGTCTCCCGGTTGCTCGAACAAGGCTTGGGCCACTGCCTTTCGCCGTGAAATCAAACGCATCTTCGGCAAAGACGGCCTCAAGGATATCCCCATGGACCATGGCATTTTCAAAACCATCTACACGGTGAAAACTTTGAAGCTCAGCCATGGTGGGGTAGGGAAATTGCAGGGGATCACCCACAATGGGAAATTGGTGGTCGCCTTTGCCTCCGATGGTCTGAACGACACGTCCAATACCGAAGGGTGCTGCTGTTGA
- a CDS encoding HEAT repeat domain-containing protein: protein MSSPAQLIAACLLRAFVFGTCLVLPVCLLAQPAAEISELTDPVRLQRLSGEETDAADWRWAARKIADRNLRQEIRDAVMERENYPRKELTALLSDEHLAVRLGSLELLEEAAGDSYGFNPWASPSGNGADPRNEHALKMWRQWAGAKGAISAAGPVLSGEQMQGYIRDIISGNTDRKRRAVRMLEPHGMKGVSAIQDFLSINPALPENSRLSLKEGQYQLVLSRSAGENASVLARDLTFGNRDQRLGAISALKKSGFLAIPIVRDYLGSDDALVRETAVDTILTLGGAQTVPLVAPYLKKEKDVNVIHAAMRRFREIGGNEVKNIIAGYLDHQDEDLVVSSVQSLTKLSSSSNSYSFSSGGNLEARGDRKKPWSAKIIKLLDDPRWRIRSAALDYIAGTTTTRAEDKVIDLLADKDEFVRAQAIKAAVALRLTKAQDRLRKMFLADDEMIAPATKALTGMNIPLSADLIRHLDQRPSDIIIAAIRAMDRDKKEWLDIVARYATSKDLDVACAALRSLANEEDKLEFAFVSNHLTSALKSGVDEKITAVIDSLDLPTSSASASPALLKLLGDASPGETTALDPLYDAFLRPLRDQQKVDAEAAKALSPTKAADATGGLATLTATLAELATDWSNHERAFRAALLLAKSGDERGMKPLAEKVASLSTSERAAIADGLYYPRTTSAVPLLRALMQDVVPDIRNAAGERAFDSDGGAALVQMALKQLELPNTKIKASEVYGYNLERAAGQSSTKRMIRSWCLRTLKDQGSDDQNKVLAIMMMRHAMNFSDTEVIEPFTKSSNQWLRRAAWYTLGKARASWLKENSDLLAIDPSPRVREVLPWVLTAAPGRWKHFFSDSHVVTDQSYSSSSRRASLSPDQIKILRSLAEKDPSAEVRFEAWFCLLSNSQAIDLDTFTRLLPQQPKEANVADRLANHIEQNYRRMGKGMKPLLAYANVKEISKTKLPLIIKYFAEEGKESSFTSFAALAQATESSGQPQHVESAEDPAEMAAKRQRLLVVVFHKPGCKECERVEKQLADMKSNFPLLEIERRNILNQSDVLLNRALCDRFGVSGAGKTPSLFTQAGAAIAPNTQPEMIGELLQSTMVLKDDPSWNQFGSEEIAEAKEMVEESFASLTLPLVLGAGLLDGVNPCAFATIIFFLSYLQVARRSPREILMVGGAFILAVFLAYFSVGLVFHSLVEKLTTMDGFKVVRNAVTYIFAGFALLVAILSLRDALRARKGNLDDMTLQLPSFLKTRIRGVIRKGAKARNFVIAAFISGILISFLELACTGQVYAPIIFQIQQGSTDAVFYLLLYNLAFILPLVIIFILAYRGMTSATLIDFQKKHTATVKFATAVLFVLLAVVILFSESILPH, encoded by the coding sequence TTGTCCAGTCCAGCCCAACTTATCGCTGCCTGTCTGCTCCGCGCATTCGTGTTTGGCACCTGTCTCGTGCTGCCGGTGTGCTTGTTAGCTCAACCAGCTGCCGAGATCTCCGAGCTGACCGACCCTGTGCGTCTGCAGCGCCTCAGTGGGGAGGAAACCGATGCCGCTGATTGGCGCTGGGCGGCACGTAAAATTGCCGATCGCAACCTCCGCCAGGAAATTCGCGACGCCGTCATGGAGCGTGAGAATTACCCTCGCAAGGAACTCACCGCGCTGCTTAGCGATGAGCATTTGGCGGTGCGATTGGGTAGCCTGGAACTGCTGGAAGAAGCGGCGGGCGATAGTTATGGATTCAACCCCTGGGCCAGCCCCTCAGGCAATGGTGCAGATCCCCGTAATGAACATGCTTTGAAAATGTGGCGCCAGTGGGCGGGGGCCAAGGGTGCGATCTCGGCAGCTGGACCAGTGCTGTCCGGCGAGCAAATGCAGGGATATATCCGCGATATTATTTCTGGCAATACCGATCGGAAAAGGCGTGCCGTGCGCATGCTTGAGCCGCACGGCATGAAGGGTGTGTCAGCCATCCAAGACTTTCTCAGTATCAACCCAGCACTGCCGGAAAACTCTCGCCTGAGTTTGAAAGAGGGGCAGTATCAGCTGGTGCTGTCACGCAGCGCCGGCGAGAACGCATCTGTGCTGGCGCGCGATCTCACTTTTGGCAACAGAGATCAGCGGCTGGGTGCGATCTCGGCGTTGAAAAAGAGCGGGTTTCTCGCCATTCCCATCGTGCGTGACTACCTAGGCTCAGATGATGCCCTGGTTCGGGAGACCGCGGTGGACACTATTCTAACATTGGGTGGAGCTCAGACCGTGCCTCTTGTGGCTCCCTACCTGAAGAAGGAAAAAGACGTCAACGTCATCCACGCGGCCATGCGCCGTTTCCGTGAAATTGGAGGCAATGAGGTGAAGAATATCATCGCCGGATACCTCGACCACCAAGATGAAGATCTTGTCGTTTCCTCGGTTCAGAGTCTGACCAAACTTTCCTCGAGCAGCAATTCCTACTCGTTCAGTTCGGGGGGCAACTTGGAAGCACGTGGCGATCGGAAAAAGCCGTGGTCGGCTAAAATTATCAAACTTCTCGATGACCCTCGCTGGAGGATTCGTTCGGCGGCCTTGGATTACATCGCCGGCACCACCACCACGAGAGCCGAGGACAAAGTGATCGATCTGTTAGCCGACAAGGATGAGTTCGTCCGAGCTCAGGCGATTAAGGCTGCCGTGGCATTGCGCCTGACCAAGGCACAAGATCGGCTACGTAAAATGTTTCTTGCCGACGATGAAATGATCGCCCCGGCCACCAAGGCGTTGACAGGGATGAACATTCCATTGTCCGCCGATTTAATCCGTCATCTCGACCAGCGACCGAGCGATATCATCATCGCAGCCATTCGCGCGATGGATCGTGATAAAAAAGAGTGGCTCGATATTGTGGCTCGATACGCCACCAGCAAGGATCTCGATGTTGCTTGCGCCGCTCTGCGCTCACTGGCCAACGAGGAGGACAAGCTGGAGTTTGCTTTTGTCTCGAACCACCTCACTTCGGCATTAAAATCGGGAGTCGACGAGAAAATCACGGCGGTGATCGATAGCTTGGATTTACCCACCTCCAGCGCCTCTGCGAGTCCAGCTTTGCTGAAGTTGTTAGGTGATGCCTCACCGGGCGAAACAACAGCGCTCGACCCTCTTTATGATGCCTTTTTGCGCCCCTTGAGAGATCAACAAAAAGTCGATGCCGAAGCTGCGAAGGCGCTATCGCCCACGAAGGCCGCTGATGCCACCGGTGGTCTGGCGACACTCACAGCGACACTGGCCGAACTAGCTACCGATTGGTCAAATCATGAGAGGGCATTCCGTGCCGCGCTGCTGTTAGCCAAGTCTGGCGATGAGCGGGGGATGAAACCTCTGGCTGAAAAAGTAGCATCTTTATCCACCAGCGAACGTGCAGCCATTGCCGATGGTCTTTATTATCCGAGAACCACCTCCGCCGTGCCTTTGTTACGCGCACTCATGCAAGATGTGGTGCCGGACATCCGCAATGCCGCTGGCGAGAGGGCGTTTGATTCCGATGGGGGGGCGGCGCTGGTGCAGATGGCTCTCAAGCAATTGGAATTGCCCAATACCAAGATCAAGGCGTCTGAGGTGTATGGCTATAACTTGGAGCGCGCGGCAGGCCAAAGTAGCACCAAGCGCATGATCCGCTCATGGTGTTTGCGGACGCTCAAGGATCAAGGGAGTGATGATCAAAATAAGGTGCTCGCAATCATGATGATGCGCCATGCGATGAATTTCTCCGATACCGAGGTGATCGAGCCCTTTACCAAGTCGTCCAACCAGTGGCTTCGGCGCGCTGCGTGGTATACCCTCGGTAAAGCTCGAGCCTCGTGGTTGAAGGAGAACTCGGATCTGCTCGCTATTGATCCCTCACCGCGTGTTCGTGAAGTTCTGCCATGGGTGCTCACTGCCGCTCCCGGCCGATGGAAGCATTTCTTTTCAGACAGTCATGTGGTGACCGATCAGAGCTACAGTTCATCGAGCCGAAGAGCCTCGCTTTCCCCGGACCAAATAAAAATCCTTAGATCTCTGGCGGAGAAAGATCCCTCGGCTGAGGTGCGTTTCGAGGCATGGTTTTGCCTGCTCTCGAACAGTCAGGCGATCGACCTGGATACCTTCACTCGCCTACTGCCTCAGCAACCGAAGGAGGCAAATGTGGCGGATCGCTTGGCGAACCACATTGAGCAGAACTACCGTCGGATGGGGAAAGGCATGAAACCACTGCTCGCTTACGCCAATGTGAAAGAGATTTCCAAAACCAAGCTGCCATTGATCATCAAGTATTTTGCAGAGGAGGGAAAAGAGAGCTCATTCACGTCTTTTGCTGCGTTGGCGCAGGCCACTGAATCGTCCGGTCAGCCACAGCATGTGGAATCTGCCGAGGATCCTGCTGAGATGGCGGCGAAACGTCAGCGCTTGTTAGTTGTGGTATTCCACAAACCAGGTTGCAAAGAATGTGAGCGGGTGGAGAAGCAACTCGCCGATATGAAAAGCAATTTCCCTCTCTTGGAAATTGAAAGGCGGAACATTTTAAATCAAAGCGATGTGCTTTTAAACCGGGCGCTGTGCGACCGCTTCGGCGTGAGTGGGGCAGGGAAGACCCCCTCCTTGTTTACCCAGGCAGGCGCGGCCATTGCACCGAATACCCAACCTGAAATGATCGGCGAGCTCCTGCAGAGCACCATGGTCTTGAAAGATGATCCGTCATGGAACCAATTTGGCAGTGAGGAAATTGCCGAGGCGAAGGAAATGGTCGAAGAGAGCTTTGCCAGTCTCACTCTTCCCTTGGTATTAGGGGCAGGTTTGTTAGATGGGGTGAACCCCTGCGCATTTGCGACGATTATCTTTTTCCTCTCTTACTTGCAGGTCGCCCGCCGTTCGCCGCGTGAGATTCTGATGGTGGGCGGAGCGTTTATCTTGGCTGTATTCCTCGCCTACTTCTCTGTGGGATTGGTGTTCCATTCCTTGGTGGAAAAACTGACCACAATGGATGGTTTTAAAGTCGTTAGGAATGCGGTGACTTATATCTTTGCTGGCTTCGCTCTGCTCGTCGCCATCCTCAGCTTGCGTGATGCTTTACGGGCGCGGAAAGGGAACTTGGACGACATGACGCTGCAGCTCCCATCCTTCTTGAAAACCAGAATTCGAGGAGTGATTCGCAAGGGGGCCAAGGCTCGTAACTTTGTCATCGCAGCCTTCATCAGCGGGATCCTGATTTCCTTTCTGGAACTGGCCTGCACCGGTCAGGTCTATGCGCCGATCATTTTCCAAATCCAACAAGGCTCCACCGATGCGGTGTTCTATCTCCTGCTCTATAACCTCGCCTTTATTTTGCCACTGGTGATTATCTTCATTCTTGCCTATCGGGGGATGACCAGTGCGACCTTGATCGATTTCCAGAAAAAGCACACGGCCACGGTGAAGTTCGCCACCGCGGTGCTATTCGTCCTACTCGCGGTGGTGATTTTGTTCAGCGAGTCGATTCTGCCTCACTGA
- a CDS encoding YihY/virulence factor BrkB family protein: MHHHKSITPEPEQRAASPCDISFAGWWQILKRVWKELKNDRVSFVAAGIAFYLILSLVPALGAVMSIYGLIADQSDVERQLGSIKHLMPVDVSDLIAVELQRFANDDIAAGWGLLLGLILAFWGGSKAMNAMVTSMNVAYEEPDGRSFLRRKSLELGLTVCGVIFAVVVMFLLAVVPAVMAYLELGHATELVITVFRWLLLALAAMTGLSVIYRFAPYRRRAKWRWVTYGSCLGTLLWVAASAILTWYTSTIGDYSKTYGSLGAIVLLHLWFYVTGFVIMLGAELNSEMELQTVHDTTHGEDRPMGKRGAYVADHVAQSGEDITIDHPTQTRSPHQ; encoded by the coding sequence ATGCATCACCACAAAAGCATCACCCCGGAACCAGAGCAACGCGCCGCCAGCCCCTGCGACATCTCATTCGCTGGATGGTGGCAGATTCTGAAACGCGTCTGGAAGGAATTGAAAAACGATCGTGTCAGCTTTGTCGCCGCCGGCATTGCATTCTACCTCATCCTTTCCTTAGTTCCTGCTCTCGGCGCGGTGATGTCAATCTACGGTTTGATTGCAGATCAGAGTGATGTTGAACGTCAGTTAGGCAGTATTAAGCACCTCATGCCTGTCGATGTGTCCGATCTTATTGCGGTCGAGCTGCAGCGTTTTGCCAATGATGACATCGCTGCAGGCTGGGGACTACTGCTCGGTCTCATACTCGCCTTCTGGGGTGGCAGCAAGGCGATGAATGCGATGGTCACCTCGATGAATGTCGCCTACGAGGAGCCTGACGGGCGTAGCTTTTTAAGACGCAAATCTCTGGAGTTGGGACTCACCGTCTGCGGGGTGATTTTTGCAGTTGTCGTTATGTTTCTGTTAGCTGTGGTCCCTGCCGTCATGGCCTATCTAGAGCTTGGCCACGCCACCGAACTGGTAATCACCGTGTTCCGCTGGTTGCTATTAGCTTTGGCCGCGATGACTGGTCTCTCGGTCATCTACCGCTTTGCCCCCTACCGCCGTCGCGCCAAATGGCGCTGGGTGACTTACGGATCATGTCTCGGCACTCTCCTGTGGGTAGCGGCCTCCGCAATCCTCACATGGTATACCTCAACCATAGGCGACTACAGTAAAACCTACGGGTCACTAGGCGCCATCGTGCTCTTGCACCTGTGGTTCTACGTCACAGGCTTTGTGATAATGTTAGGAGCGGAACTCAACAGTGAGATGGAACTGCAAACCGTGCACGACACGACGCACGGCGAGGATCGCCCAATGGGAAAACGCGGCGCCTATGTCGCAGACCATGTCGCCCAATCCGGCGAAGATATAACCATCGATCACCCCACCCAAACAAGAAGCCCTCATCAGTGA
- a CDS encoding protein kinase domain-containing protein, with the protein MSDERYEIKGKLGQGGVGAVYAAFDTQLNREVAIKRVLAEGGYENQEDATKNLLKEATALSSVQHPHIVTVYDAGVDSDGPYVVMELIHGKTLDEMVERGTLTWDDLREIALQSQEALIAAQDLNLLHRDLKPSNVMVCWLPSGKFQVKIVDFGLAKFSPKPSLQTIDHGDAVFGSIFFMAPEQFERTPLDLRTDMYAMGCLYYYALTGEYPFNGDTAAAVMASHLQHHVTPLHELRPDIPKWGADWVMWHIERSMDARPKDAREALERFLFLDKQSTQPVTMSAELATPEPSPSAPKFLFPGATPEPEPETLPTPEPPAVSPPVSMTPQPTSMEETAATVVSADEVNPKTSPQPISPPQDITGKVSPHTQAQNLAREATTSQTSKAPDTPPTPTTATTPTLVTPSAAAPAQPASVAGQPVAPAPAPTPAVQPAQPAQPAQTTPPAPPAAEEAAAPAAPEPPQKKGLNNGAKWAIIGMLIFIAVVAGVLGQKYMKERAKARMVNNVMLTAKEMNDSRTLSDGIELTQEEVEGVLDRATATAEDKKRPLLLKTLAYAKPKGSFDINNMIIEHVINAQCPENIRTEIFKSVMTRRQDIANVAPLLAYAKETEHDEAAAAAIEAARASAEDQDADEFIDEFLNLINNTDSPSIRGAAERAAAELIAQSDNKEDFADPIIGSYESALNNDAKFAMLRLTGAAGGTNAAETVIEALNSKDTSLQSAAIAALGQWADDSQFETFITFIEDTGNDGLRRQAFDAAYGFLREERKREPKALGKLWKLLADTAQSQREKLQIIAGMANQKHQWAMPILQELKKDKDNKVADKADRASSILKRRLSEKK; encoded by the coding sequence ATGAGCGACGAACGCTACGAGATCAAAGGCAAGTTAGGACAAGGTGGAGTCGGTGCTGTTTACGCAGCATTCGACACCCAGCTGAACCGTGAAGTGGCTATTAAGCGAGTTCTCGCTGAAGGCGGCTACGAAAACCAGGAGGATGCCACGAAGAATCTGCTGAAAGAGGCCACCGCCCTTTCTTCGGTGCAGCACCCCCACATCGTTACCGTTTACGACGCCGGCGTGGATTCCGATGGTCCCTACGTGGTCATGGAGCTGATCCATGGAAAAACCTTGGATGAAATGGTAGAGCGAGGAACTCTGACATGGGACGACCTGCGCGAAATTGCCCTGCAGTCGCAAGAGGCACTGATCGCTGCTCAGGACCTCAACTTGCTCCACCGCGATTTGAAACCCAGCAACGTCATGGTCTGCTGGCTGCCATCTGGTAAATTCCAGGTTAAAATTGTGGATTTCGGCCTGGCAAAATTCTCACCCAAACCCTCGCTGCAAACCATTGATCACGGCGATGCGGTCTTCGGCTCCATCTTCTTCATGGCTCCAGAGCAGTTTGAGCGCACTCCGCTCGACCTTCGCACCGACATGTATGCCATGGGTTGCCTTTATTACTACGCTCTCACTGGGGAATACCCATTCAATGGAGACACTGCGGCAGCCGTGATGGCAAGCCATCTGCAGCACCACGTCACGCCGCTGCACGAACTTCGTCCGGACATTCCCAAGTGGGGCGCCGACTGGGTGATGTGGCATATCGAACGCAGCATGGACGCACGTCCCAAGGATGCGCGCGAAGCACTCGAACGATTCCTCTTCCTTGATAAACAATCGACGCAACCCGTCACCATGAGCGCCGAGCTCGCAACTCCAGAGCCCAGCCCCAGCGCTCCCAAGTTTTTATTCCCCGGGGCCACTCCCGAGCCAGAGCCTGAAACGCTCCCAACTCCAGAACCTCCGGCGGTAAGCCCACCGGTCTCTATGACCCCGCAGCCGACCTCCATGGAGGAAACTGCAGCCACTGTGGTTAGCGCCGACGAAGTCAACCCCAAGACCTCACCCCAGCCAATTTCTCCGCCGCAGGATATCACCGGCAAAGTGAGCCCGCACACACAAGCTCAGAACTTGGCCAGAGAAGCTACCACATCTCAAACGTCAAAAGCTCCGGACACTCCACCCACGCCTACCACAGCGACCACACCCACATTGGTCACCCCTTCCGCAGCAGCCCCCGCTCAGCCGGCCAGCGTCGCAGGTCAACCTGTGGCACCGGCACCGGCACCGACTCCAGCTGTTCAACCAGCTCAACCAGCTCAACCAGCCCAAACTACTCCACCGGCGCCGCCTGCTGCCGAGGAAGCCGCTGCCCCTGCCGCACCTGAACCTCCACAGAAGAAAGGTCTCAACAATGGCGCCAAATGGGCCATCATTGGGATGCTCATCTTTATCGCCGTGGTCGCAGGTGTTCTGGGTCAGAAATACATGAAGGAGCGTGCCAAAGCGCGCATGGTCAACAATGTCATGCTCACGGCCAAAGAGATGAACGATTCTCGCACGCTGAGTGACGGCATTGAACTCACGCAAGAAGAAGTGGAAGGTGTGCTCGATCGAGCCACCGCCACCGCGGAGGATAAAAAACGTCCACTGCTACTCAAGACACTGGCCTACGCCAAGCCCAAAGGCAGCTTTGATATCAACAACATGATCATCGAGCACGTGATCAACGCACAGTGCCCGGAGAACATCCGCACTGAGATCTTCAAGTCGGTGATGACGCGCCGCCAAGACATCGCCAATGTGGCCCCGCTGCTGGCTTATGCGAAGGAAACCGAGCACGACGAAGCCGCAGCAGCCGCCATCGAAGCCGCCCGCGCCTCAGCCGAAGATCAGGACGCCGATGAATTTATCGACGAATTCCTCAACTTGATCAACAACACGGACTCGCCAAGCATCCGCGGTGCCGCTGAACGTGCCGCTGCCGAGCTGATTGCCCAATCGGACAACAAAGAAGACTTCGCCGACCCCATCATCGGATCTTACGAGTCAGCATTAAACAATGACGCCAAGTTTGCCATGCTCCGTCTCACCGGTGCGGCCGGTGGAACAAATGCTGCGGAAACAGTGATCGAGGCATTGAACTCCAAGGATACGTCACTGCAAAGTGCCGCCATTGCAGCGCTTGGCCAGTGGGCTGACGACTCGCAGTTTGAAACCTTCATCACCTTCATTGAAGACACGGGCAACGACGGCCTGCGCCGCCAAGCCTTTGATGCCGCTTACGGCTTCCTGCGCGAAGAGCGGAAACGCGAGCCAAAAGCTCTCGGTAAGCTGTGGAAATTGCTCGCCGACACCGCGCAGAGCCAACGGGAAAAACTGCAAATCATCGCAGGCATGGCCAATCAAAAACACCAGTGGGCCATGCCGATCCTGCAGGAGTTGAAAAAAGACAAAGACAACAAAGTGGCCGACAAAGCCGACCGCGCGTCTTCGATCTTGAAACGCCGCCTTAGCGAAAAGAAATAA
- a CDS encoding AAA family ATPase gives MSDKKDKDLPDPDELQKMLQDMFGKLGGASMPFPGFSKDEPETDEGTPDDAPMDIDGADAIFDFNYKPRDIKSYLDRFVIRQDEAKKALSIAVCDHYNHAKYMRGLEQEHGKIPDGIEYQKQNVIVVGPTGVGKTYLIKHIAEMIGVPFVKADATKFSETGYVGGDVDDLVRELVQKADGDVDLAEYGIVYIDEIDKLAGSGGTMGRDVSGRGVQTTLLKLMEETEVAARNPNDMKGQMMAMMDFQNGKESGKDTINTRHILFIVSGAFSGLEKVIKRRLRSGQIGFGAEVVDPNDAELFNEATTQDYIDFGFEAEFIGRLPVRVVCDKLESKDFVNIMKNSEGSLLRQYEREFAAYGIQAKFEDSAIKRIADRAESENTGARALMTVCESILRDFKFELPGTAVSELSIDADLIDQRETVLAKYRELGQRVDVAKAREEADLYCRDFQEKHNLKIHLTDEAVSLLGVEAAQQGRSVLQLSQQKFKDLQFGLKLIQKNTGQGKFELDAEAVEDADKFLSDRVVQSYTDAAEAKQAAQAAQTDQDDSSSGDSPVESS, from the coding sequence ATGAGCGATAAAAAAGACAAAGACCTGCCAGATCCGGACGAGTTGCAAAAAATGCTGCAAGATATGTTCGGTAAGCTGGGCGGGGCGAGTATGCCATTTCCCGGCTTTTCCAAAGATGAACCCGAGACCGATGAGGGGACTCCCGATGACGCTCCCATGGACATCGACGGCGCCGATGCGATTTTTGATTTCAATTACAAACCGAGGGATATCAAATCTTACCTCGACCGCTTTGTGATCCGCCAGGACGAGGCGAAGAAGGCGCTTTCGATCGCCGTCTGTGATCACTACAATCACGCTAAATACATGCGCGGCCTGGAGCAGGAGCATGGGAAAATCCCCGATGGCATCGAGTATCAAAAACAAAATGTCATCGTCGTGGGTCCCACCGGTGTGGGGAAAACCTACCTGATCAAACACATTGCCGAGATGATCGGCGTGCCCTTTGTCAAAGCAGATGCCACCAAGTTCTCGGAAACCGGATACGTCGGCGGTGACGTCGATGATCTTGTGCGCGAGCTGGTGCAGAAGGCGGATGGCGATGTGGATTTGGCGGAGTATGGCATCGTTTACATCGATGAAATCGACAAGTTAGCCGGCTCTGGCGGCACCATGGGGCGCGATGTCAGTGGCCGCGGGGTGCAGACGACCCTGCTCAAGCTGATGGAGGAAACGGAAGTCGCGGCGAGAAATCCCAACGACATGAAAGGCCAGATGATGGCGATGATGGATTTCCAAAATGGCAAGGAGAGCGGCAAAGACACCATCAACACCCGCCACATTTTGTTCATCGTGAGTGGTGCTTTTTCCGGACTGGAAAAGGTCATCAAACGCCGACTCCGCAGCGGCCAAATTGGCTTCGGTGCGGAAGTGGTGGACCCCAACGATGCCGAGCTGTTCAACGAGGCGACGACCCAGGATTACATCGATTTCGGCTTCGAGGCGGAATTCATCGGTCGTCTGCCCGTGCGTGTGGTCTGCGACAAATTGGAGTCGAAGGACTTCGTCAACATCATGAAGAACTCCGAGGGCAGCCTGCTGCGCCAGTATGAACGCGAGTTTGCCGCCTATGGGATTCAAGCGAAGTTCGAGGACTCCGCGATCAAACGGATCGCCGACCGGGCGGAGTCTGAAAATACCGGGGCGAGGGCGCTGATGACCGTCTGTGAAAGCATTCTGCGCGATTTCAAATTCGAGCTCCCCGGCACTGCCGTGAGCGAGCTGAGCATCGATGCGGATCTGATCGACCAGCGCGAGACCGTGCTGGCGAAGTATCGCGAGCTGGGCCAGCGGGTCGACGTGGCCAAGGCGCGTGAGGAGGCCGATTTATACTGTCGGGATTTCCAAGAAAAACACAACCTCAAGATCCATCTCACCGACGAGGCTGTTAGCCTGTTAGGCGTGGAAGCTGCGCAACAAGGGCGTAGTGTCTTGCAGCTCAGTCAGCAGAAATTCAAGGACCTCCAGTTCGGCTTGAAGCTGATTCAGAAGAATACCGGTCAGGGAAAATTCGAGCTCGATGCGGAAGCGGTGGAAGATGCAGACAAGTTCTTGAGTGACCGCGTGGTTCAGTCCTATACTGATGCCGCGGAGGCCAAACAAGCAGCTCAAGCAGCCCAGACGGATCAGGACGATAGCTCGTCCGGCGACTCACCAGTGGAGTCGTCCTGA
- the recR gene encoding recombination mediator RecR yields the protein MARADYPQPVVELIAELKRLPGVGPRSAERIAVWLLQHEKANPVELSDALLQAKAKVTSCDTCGFFATDEGCSVCDDSSRDEQQLCVVEQATDVLPLERSGVFAGYYHCLGGKLSPLDHIGPEDLRITPLLRRVDQAPNVEIILALGADVEGEATANYLAEALAGKNCKITRIAQGLPAGGGLDHADDLTLMRAMQGRR from the coding sequence ATGGCTAGAGCCGATTACCCACAGCCCGTTGTCGAGCTCATTGCCGAGCTGAAACGTCTCCCCGGCGTCGGCCCTCGAAGTGCAGAACGCATTGCCGTTTGGCTGCTGCAGCATGAAAAAGCGAACCCTGTGGAGCTTTCCGATGCCTTGCTTCAAGCGAAGGCGAAGGTGACCTCCTGCGACACCTGTGGATTTTTTGCCACTGACGAAGGTTGCTCGGTGTGTGACGACTCCAGTCGCGATGAGCAACAGCTCTGCGTGGTCGAGCAAGCTACCGATGTGTTGCCGCTCGAGCGCTCCGGTGTGTTCGCCGGTTACTATCATTGTCTGGGTGGGAAACTTTCACCGCTCGATCACATTGGCCCGGAAGATCTGCGGATCACCCCGCTGCTGCGTCGGGTGGATCAGGCCCCCAATGTGGAAATTATCCTCGCCTTGGGCGCGGATGTGGAGGGGGAGGCAACCGCGAACTACCTGGCGGAAGCGCTTGCCGGGAAGAACTGCAAGATCACCCGCATTGCCCAAGGTCTACCGGCCGGTGGTGGTCTGGACCATGCCGACGATCTCACCCTGATGCGAGCCATGCAGGGGCGACGTTGA